The following are encoded together in the Anoplopoma fimbria isolate UVic2021 breed Golden Eagle Sablefish chromosome 9, Afim_UVic_2022, whole genome shotgun sequence genome:
- the bdh2 gene encoding dehydrogenase/reductase SDR family member 6, translated as MGRLDGKVIVLSAAAQGIGRATAIAFAKEGAQVTATDINGEKLKELDGIPGIKTMVVDVTKKDQVEALAKKHDRVDVLFNIAGFVHHGSILDCEEADWDFTMNVNVRSMYLMSKAFLPKMLANKSGNIINMASVASSIKGVVNRCVYSTSKAAVIGLTKSIAADFIDQGIRCNCVCPGTVDTPSLRGRIQAQPDPEQAYKDFMARQKTGRMCTAEEVAYLCVYLASDESAYVTGTEQIIDGGWSL; from the exons ATGGGTCGCCTCGATGGGAAAGTGATTGTGTTGTCAGCCGCCGCGCAGGGGATTGGACGTGCTACAGCAATA GCATTTGCAAAGGAGGGAGCTCAGGTCACAGCCACAGACATCAATGGAGAGAAGCTGAAAGAGCTGGATGGCATTCCAG GGATCAAGACTATGGTGGTGGATGTTACTAAGAAGGACCAAGTTGAAGCCCTAGCCAAGAAACATGACCGTGTGGATGTGCTGTTCAATATTGCTGG GTTTGTGCACCACGGCTCCATCTTGGATTGTGAAGAGGCTGATTGGGACTTTACAATGAACGTGAACGTCCGGAGCATGTACCTCATGAGCAAGGCTTTCCTGCCTAAG ATGTTGGCAAATAAGTCAGGAAACATTATCAACATGGCATCTGTTGCATCAAGCATAAAAG GTGTTGTGAACCGGTGTGTCTATAGTACCTCCAAGGCTGCCGTGATTGGGCTCACCAAATCTATAGCGGCGGATTTCATTGATCAAGGCATTCGTTGTAATTGTGTCTGTCCTG GTACTGTTGATACTCCATCATTGAGGGGTAGGATCCAGGCCCAACCTGACCCAGAACAG GCTTATAAGGATTTCATGGCACGACAGAAAACTGGCAGAATGTGCACAGCTGAAGAGGTGGCGTACCTGTGCGTATACCTGGCCTCTGATGAG TCTGCCTATGTGACCGGGACGGAGCAAATCATAGATGGAGGATGGTCACTCTGA